The following are encoded together in the Ezakiella massiliensis genome:
- a CDS encoding helix-turn-helix transcriptional regulator gives MEGEIIFNIDVMLAKRKMSVTELSNKIGITMSNVSILKNGKAKAVKVSTLAKLCEALDCQPGDLLVYKKNNE, from the coding sequence ATGGAAGGAGAAATCATTTTCAATATCGATGTTATGTTGGCAAAAAGAAAAATGTCTGTAACTGAATTATCAAATAAAATTGGAATTACAATGTCAAATGTTTCAATACTAAAAAATGGAAAGGCTAAGGCAGTAAAGGTCTCAACTCTTGCTAAATTATGCGAGGCTCTAGACTGTCAACCAGGTGATTTATTGGTATATAAAAAAAATAACGAATAA
- the rpmB gene encoding 50S ribosomal protein L28, whose amino-acid sequence MARVCDVCGKGKEFGNKVSHSKRNSRRSWAPNLRRIRVVEDGTAKRIKVCTSCLGKAEF is encoded by the coding sequence ATGGCAAGAGTATGTGATGTATGTGGAAAAGGCAAAGAATTTGGTAACAAAGTTAGCCACTCCAAAAGAAACTCTCGTAGATCTTGGGCTCCTAATCTTAGAAGAATTCGCGTCGTTGAAGACGGAACAGCTAAGAGAATTAAAGTATGCACAAGTTGCTTAGGAAAAGCTGAATTTTAA
- the rsgA gene encoding ribosome small subunit-dependent GTPase A, with product MFLADYNGEEYILHSPGKIKSAQKLLVGDIVEFEKQDDDFIITKVYERKNSFIRPQAANIDIFLIVSSIEDPQFDQYLTDKLLVYSFIHNCDPVVLLTKSDLNLSKTEEIKDMYEKSGIDVYVSGIDHESYDDIEERFKEKLIMAVGNSGVGKSTFLNQLARDTIQKTAETSKKLGRGRHTTRHVEIFDFGEFKLIDTPGFASLDIPLLKEGEHLQNYYPEFLKYKKSCKFNTCKHINEPGCAVKKALNEGFIDRERYENYLRLAEEVKNMEVNRW from the coding sequence GTGTTCTTAGCTGATTACAATGGAGAAGAATACATCCTTCACAGCCCTGGAAAAATAAAATCAGCTCAGAAGTTGTTGGTTGGTGATATTGTTGAATTTGAAAAGCAGGATGATGACTTTATAATAACTAAAGTTTATGAACGGAAAAATTCTTTCATAAGACCTCAGGCTGCAAATATAGATATATTTTTGATAGTATCCTCTATAGAAGATCCTCAGTTTGACCAATATTTAACAGATAAGTTATTAGTTTACTCTTTTATTCACAATTGTGATCCTGTTGTTTTATTAACAAAATCTGATTTAAATTTAAGTAAAACAGAGGAAATAAAAGATATGTATGAAAAGAGTGGAATTGATGTATATGTTTCTGGCATTGACCATGAGTCCTATGATGATATTGAAGAGAGATTTAAAGAGAAACTCATTATGGCAGTAGGCAATAGCGGCGTAGGTAAGAGCACTTTTTTAAATCAATTGGCAAGGGATACCATCCAAAAAACGGCTGAGACGAGCAAAAAGTTAGGGCGGGGCAGACACACCACAAGACATGTAGAAATTTTTGATTTTGGGGAATTTAAATTAATCGATACGCCCGGTTTTGCTTCTTTAGATATACCACTGTTGAAGGAAGGAGAGCATTTACAGAATTATTATCCTGAATTCTTAAAATATAAGAAATCATGTAAGTTTAATACTTGTAAACATATTAATGAACCTGGTTGTGCAGTTAAGAAAGCACTTAATGAAGGTTTTATCGATAGAGAAAGGTATGAGAATTATTTAAGATTAGCAGAAGAGGTTAAAAACATGGAGGTAAACAGATGGTAA
- a CDS encoding DUF2975 domain-containing protein — translation MEIRKLSKLLKIILTGLFILSILLYAFVIPLIGKTIAEANLEFSSWYLPWLIFLSLTGVPVFMALFYSAKISKNISNDLAFTEENSKYLKHISKLALIDSIFFFLGNIAMLLLNMNHPSVLILSFWVSFLGLSLYVIFLLLSYFIGKAAILKDENDLTI, via the coding sequence ATGGAAATAAGAAAACTGTCTAAACTTTTAAAAATTATATTAACGGGCTTGTTCATATTAAGCATTCTCCTCTATGCTTTTGTCATACCATTGATTGGTAAAACAATTGCAGAGGCAAACCTTGAATTTTCTAGCTGGTACCTACCCTGGCTTATATTTCTAAGTCTTACCGGTGTACCTGTGTTTATGGCATTATTTTATTCAGCAAAAATATCAAAAAATATTTCTAATGACTTAGCTTTTACTGAAGAGAATTCGAAATATTTAAAGCATATTTCAAAGCTAGCCCTAATAGATTCAATATTCTTTTTTCTAGGAAATATTGCCATGCTTTTACTCAATATGAATCATCCATCTGTCCTTATACTATCTTTTTGGGTGTCTTTTCTTGGGCTAAGCCTATATGTAATATTTTTACTTCTATCATATTTTATAGGTAAAGCTGCTATACTAAAAGATGAAAACGATCTGACTATTTAA
- a CDS encoding ATPase encodes MDVIEIINEIEDVVEGAKTAFLSNKVAVDKEEILELISELRLKLPDEIKQATWIKEERERILNEARLDGEKVINDAKVELSKLLSEDSVMVEAKSQAQKLMTETKDKSKQMTLGSINYSDKLLLETQEELKKVIETLNDNRRQLAQMSNSIKTEE; translated from the coding sequence ATGGACGTTATTGAAATTATCAACGAAATTGAAGATGTGGTTGAAGGTGCAAAAACAGCATTTTTAAGCAATAAAGTTGCTGTTGACAAGGAAGAAATTTTAGAACTAATTAGTGAACTTAGGTTAAAATTGCCTGATGAAATAAAGCAAGCAACATGGATCAAAGAAGAAAGAGAAAGAATTTTAAATGAAGCAAGACTTGATGGCGAAAAGGTTATCAATGATGCTAAGGTTGAATTGAGCAAACTCTTAAGTGAAGATAGTGTTATGGTTGAAGCAAAGAGCCAAGCACAAAAATTAATGACCGAAACAAAAGATAAGTCAAAACAAATGACTCTTGGTAGTATAAATTACTCAGATAAGTTGTTATTAGAAACTCAAGAAGAGTTAAAAAAAGTTATAGAAACTTTAAATGACAACAGACGTCAACTAGCTCAAATGAGTAACAGCATTAAAACAGAAGAATAA
- the coaD gene encoding pantetheine-phosphate adenylyltransferase, whose amino-acid sequence MMRAVYPGSFDPITNGHLDIIFRGAKLFDELRVAVLNNVSKKSLFSSEERIEMIKENIKEYDNIIVEPFDGLLINYAKEVKADVIIRGLRAVSDYEYELQMALANKKLYDGIETIFLVSNSKYSYLSSSLVKEIAHFDGNLQDFVPVNVNIKLKEKFSKEV is encoded by the coding sequence ATAATGAGAGCAGTTTATCCAGGTAGCTTTGATCCAATTACAAATGGTCACCTCGATATTATTTTTAGGGGTGCAAAGCTTTTTGATGAGCTAAGAGTAGCTGTTTTGAATAATGTATCAAAAAAATCGCTTTTTAGCTCAGAAGAAAGAATCGAAATGATCAAAGAAAATATAAAAGAATATGATAATATTATTGTTGAGCCATTTGATGGACTCTTAATTAACTATGCAAAAGAAGTTAAAGCGGACGTTATTATTAGGGGTTTAAGGGCTGTGAGCGATTATGAATATGAACTCCAGATGGCTCTAGCTAATAAAAAATTATATGATGGAATAGAGACTATATTTTTAGTATCTAATAGTAAGTATTCTTATTTAAGCTCAAGTCTTGTTAAAGAAATTGCACATTTTGATGGCAATCTTCAAGATTTTGTGCCAGTCAATGTAAATATAAAACTCAAAGAAAAATTCTCGAAGGAGGTATAA
- the recG gene encoding ATP-dependent DNA helicase RecG: protein MSFGSIKGLGPKRIKLLEKLNINNLNDLVFYAPNYYEDRKTVLNLDQVRDGEDALIHVKITRREPIKRINNKMTIVNFVASDGYQVINISFFNQYWAKNNFKIGEWYYLFGRIKTFKSEITMNSPIFSSKIDENIGSIVPVYPLTKDLTNKVLRSYISQALDQWQEFELAPKSLRDAHNIPPMKTLLRMIHFPESMDEANKAMSLMAYVEAFSILVSTSDGNKLFKNNSGVSLKDTEEERDFLRFLPFKLTDGQKSSLVEIKEDLESDIKMSRLLQGDVGSGKTVVAQYAIVKAVASGYQAAFMAPTAILAEQNYVKLKSLTERFGFNVVLLTSKIKKSEREEILSELEAGNIDVIVGTHSLLSDDVKFKNIGFVAIDEQHRFGVMQRRILAEKTAGINLLLMSATPIPRSLALILYGEMEISEIRTMPEGRQKIETYALNESQISSVYEFVLNEIKKGRQVYFVCPLIEESEKTNLKSAEDLHADLKDIFSNYRVDLVTGRTKTDEKDDIMSEFYQGKINILVSTTVIEVGIDVPNATCMVIMNAERFGLSQLHQLRGRVGRGEHKSYCLLINTSKSEESYARIKTMERTDDGFEIAKEDLRLRGPGEFLGLRQHGRQKLKFLDFERDMDLILIAKRDYEKYAMSKDDTEWKQILVNNKEFIGDYAQEIS from the coding sequence ATGAGCTTTGGGAGCATAAAGGGACTTGGGCCTAAACGTATTAAGTTACTTGAAAAATTGAATATTAATAACTTAAATGACCTTGTCTTTTATGCTCCTAATTATTATGAGGATAGAAAAACTGTACTTAATTTGGATCAAGTAAGAGACGGCGAGGATGCTTTGATTCATGTAAAAATAACACGTAGAGAGCCAATTAAACGTATCAACAATAAAATGACTATTGTAAATTTTGTTGCAAGTGACGGTTATCAAGTTATTAATATTTCCTTTTTTAACCAGTATTGGGCCAAAAATAATTTTAAAATTGGAGAATGGTATTATCTATTTGGAAGGATAAAAACTTTTAAATCAGAGATTACGATGAATTCTCCAATTTTTTCTTCAAAAATTGATGAGAACATCGGATCTATAGTACCAGTTTATCCGCTTACCAAAGATTTAACCAACAAAGTTTTAAGATCATATATTTCGCAGGCTTTAGATCAGTGGCAAGAGTTTGAGCTTGCTCCTAAATCATTAAGGGATGCTCACAACATTCCGCCAATGAAAACACTACTTAGAATGATTCATTTTCCAGAATCGATGGATGAAGCCAACAAGGCTATGTCATTGATGGCTTATGTAGAAGCTTTTTCAATTTTAGTCTCAACTTCAGATGGGAATAAATTATTTAAAAATAATTCTGGTGTTTCTTTAAAAGACACTGAAGAGGAGAGAGACTTTTTAAGATTTTTACCATTTAAACTTACAGACGGCCAAAAATCTAGCCTTGTAGAAATTAAAGAGGATTTAGAATCAGACATTAAAATGTCAAGATTACTTCAAGGTGATGTTGGTAGCGGCAAAACTGTTGTTGCTCAATATGCAATTGTAAAGGCTGTAGCCTCTGGTTATCAGGCTGCATTTATGGCGCCAACAGCAATTCTTGCCGAGCAAAATTATGTAAAATTAAAATCTTTAACTGAAAGATTTGGTTTTAATGTAGTCCTTCTAACATCAAAGATAAAGAAGTCAGAGAGAGAAGAAATATTATCAGAACTTGAAGCGGGAAATATTGATGTTATTGTTGGGACACATTCTCTACTGAGTGATGATGTGAAATTTAAAAATATTGGATTTGTTGCCATTGACGAACAACACCGTTTTGGAGTTATGCAAAGAAGAATATTGGCTGAGAAAACTGCAGGGATAAATTTACTATTAATGAGCGCTACCCCTATTCCTAGAAGTCTTGCTCTTATTTTGTATGGCGAGATGGAGATTAGCGAAATACGTACTATGCCCGAGGGTAGGCAAAAAATAGAAACATATGCTTTAAATGAAAGTCAAATATCTTCTGTATACGAATTTGTATTAAATGAAATAAAAAAAGGCAGACAGGTATATTTTGTATGTCCTCTTATAGAAGAAAGCGAAAAAACAAATTTAAAATCAGCAGAAGATTTACACGCTGATCTTAAAGACATTTTTTCAAATTATAGAGTAGACCTTGTTACAGGCAGGACAAAAACTGACGAAAAAGATGATATCATGTCTGAATTTTATCAGGGAAAGATAAATATTTTGGTATCCACAACTGTAATCGAGGTAGGAATTGATGTGCCAAACGCAACTTGTATGGTAATTATGAATGCTGAAAGATTTGGCTTGTCACAACTCCATCAATTGAGGGGAAGAGTTGGCAGAGGCGAGCATAAGTCATATTGTCTATTAATCAACACTTCTAAATCTGAGGAGTCCTATGCAAGAATTAAAACTATGGAGAGGACTGATGATGGTTTTGAAATTGCAAAAGAAGATTTACGACTAAGAGGACCAGGAGAATTTTTAGGTTTAAGGCAACACGGCAGACAAAAATTAAAGTTCTTGGACTTTGAAAGAGACATGGATCTTATATTAATTGCGAAGAGAGATTATGAAAAATATGCAATGTCAAAAGATGATACTGAATGGAAACAAATATTAGTAAATAACAAAGAATTTATTGGCGATTATGCCCAGGAGATTAGCTAG
- a CDS encoding DAK2 domain-containing protein: MKYIDANMFKNGIKNAVANLDVNKDLVNALNVFPVPDGDTGINMFLTIKSASEHALSEDSDSCGNIAKALSKGALMGARGNSGVILSQILRGLSQGIADKEDIDVSTMSHALTSAREVAYKAVMKPTEGTILTVIREIAEYAEKSHRKFDDTVEFFKACLDVGQKSLDNTPNLLPVLKEAGVVDSGGKGLMVILEGFYFGFIGKEIDYEIAAPVIEPTINLEFDESIKYGYCTEFMIHTDFDDLDLLKSRLLDFGDSLVCVKNDDIIKIHVHTNHPGKAFEIGLEYGYITGVKADNMRLQNAEVRARHDDHIKEEMINPGDLEHKENAFIAVAAGEGIKNLFLDLGADKVVLGGQTMNPSVEDFIKAVDSINADNIFILPNNSNIILTAENVCDVSDKNIIVIPTRTIPQGIQALINYDDSLDLNTITETMTKSLEEVKSGAITYAVRDTVIDGREIKKGDYMAIIEKDIVASDSDRYDVLKAAIESAVDEDTSIVTLFAGDEIDDATLEEDVANLSEAYPDIDIESARGDQPVYYYLLSIE; the protein is encoded by the coding sequence ATGAAGTATATAGATGCAAATATGTTTAAAAATGGCATTAAGAATGCTGTTGCTAATCTTGATGTAAATAAGGACTTGGTTAACGCTCTTAATGTTTTTCCTGTGCCAGATGGAGATACTGGTATCAATATGTTTTTGACTATTAAATCTGCAAGTGAGCATGCACTCTCAGAAGATAGTGATAGCTGTGGAAATATTGCAAAAGCATTGAGCAAGGGAGCTCTGATGGGAGCAAGAGGAAACTCAGGTGTAATTTTATCTCAAATTTTACGTGGACTCTCTCAAGGTATAGCTGATAAAGAAGATATCGATGTTAGTACAATGAGTCATGCATTAACAAGTGCAAGAGAAGTAGCGTATAAGGCTGTTATGAAACCAACAGAAGGAACAATTTTAACTGTAATTAGGGAGATAGCTGAATACGCTGAAAAATCTCATAGAAAATTTGATGATACAGTTGAATTTTTTAAAGCGTGCCTTGATGTAGGACAAAAATCATTAGATAATACACCTAATTTGCTTCCAGTTTTAAAAGAAGCTGGTGTTGTTGACTCAGGTGGTAAGGGTTTAATGGTTATACTGGAAGGTTTCTATTTTGGTTTTATTGGAAAAGAGATTGATTATGAAATAGCTGCTCCAGTTATTGAGCCTACAATTAATTTAGAATTTGATGAAAGCATTAAATATGGTTATTGTACTGAGTTTATGATTCATACAGACTTTGATGATCTTGATTTATTAAAATCGAGACTTCTGGATTTTGGTGATTCATTAGTTTGCGTAAAGAATGATGATATTATTAAAATTCACGTTCATACAAATCACCCCGGCAAGGCTTTTGAAATTGGACTTGAATATGGATATATCACAGGTGTTAAAGCTGATAATATGAGGCTTCAAAATGCTGAAGTAAGGGCTAGACATGATGACCATATTAAAGAAGAAATGATCAATCCTGGAGACTTAGAACATAAGGAGAATGCTTTTATAGCTGTTGCTGCAGGTGAAGGTATTAAAAATTTATTTTTAGACCTTGGTGCAGATAAGGTTGTATTGGGTGGACAAACAATGAATCCAAGTGTTGAGGATTTTATCAAGGCTGTTGATAGTATCAATGCAGATAATATTTTTATATTGCCAAATAATTCCAATATAATTTTAACTGCAGAAAATGTTTGCGATGTTTCTGATAAGAATATAATTGTAATTCCTACAAGGACAATCCCACAGGGTATACAAGCTCTCATCAATTACGATGATAGTTTAGATTTGAATACAATAACTGAAACTATGACCAAATCATTGGAAGAAGTTAAAAGTGGTGCAATAACTTATGCTGTAAGAGATACAGTTATTGATGGAAGGGAAATTAAAAAAGGCGACTACATGGCTATAATAGAAAAGGATATTGTGGCTAGTGATAGCGATAGATATGACGTTTTAAAGGCAGCAATCGAATCAGCTGTTGATGAAGATACATCTATAGTAACTTTATTTGCGGGAGATGAAATTGATGATGCGACTTTAGAAGAGGATGTTGCGAACCTTTCAGAAGCTTATCCTGATATAGATATTGAATCTGCAAGGGGAGACCAACCTGTATATTATTATTTGTTGAGTATTGAATAA
- a CDS encoding thiamine diphosphokinase produces the protein MQALIVGAMLKDYNYLLKIYDNYNFKIAVDRGAEVFYKAKLMPDLMLGDFDSINQTILNEFESSGASLKKFKIDKDKSDLELAIEEAKNFNRIDFSGVLGGKLSHELFNINLLIDLRKQGYKVSIREPNTRVEFLKDGDVLKIPKGLRVSIVPSEDMKSKISLKGFKWNLNKAPVSKCSSLTLSNETIDCGFIKVYGEVLMVIIEPLEHKTRQEKKSL, from the coding sequence ATGCAAGCTTTAATTGTTGGAGCAATGCTTAAGGATTATAATTATCTTTTAAAAATTTATGATAATTATAATTTCAAAATAGCAGTTGATAGAGGAGCTGAAGTTTTTTATAAAGCAAAGCTAATGCCAGATTTAATGCTTGGAGATTTTGATTCAATCAATCAAACTATATTAAATGAATTTGAATCATCTGGCGCCTCTTTAAAAAAATTTAAAATAGATAAGGATAAATCTGACTTAGAACTTGCTATAGAAGAAGCAAAAAACTTTAATAGGATTGACTTTTCTGGTGTGCTTGGTGGAAAACTTTCTCACGAGTTATTTAATATTAATCTATTGATTGATCTTAGGAAACAAGGTTATAAAGTTTCAATAAGAGAACCTAATACTAGGGTTGAGTTCTTAAAAGATGGCGATGTTTTAAAAATTCCAAAGGGGCTAAGAGTAAGTATTGTTCCAAGCGAAGATATGAAAAGCAAGATTAGTCTAAAGGGCTTCAAGTGGAATTTAAATAAGGCTCCTGTATCTAAATGCAGCAGCCTAACGTTGAGCAATGAAACAATTGATTGTGGATTTATAAAAGTATATGGCGAGGTTTTAATGGTTATTATAGAACCACTAGAACATAAAACAAGGCAAGAAAAAAAGAGCTTATAG
- the rpe gene encoding ribulose-phosphate 3-epimerase produces MVRIAPSVLSCDFLNLGNDIEMMMDSGIDILHMDIMDGMYVPNISYGPMILKQIKDKYDIAFDTHLMIMEPNRYFDVFKDTGTEYLTIHAEASTHLERDLNKIKELGMKAGLALNPGTSPETIRYVLDVVDMVLVMSVNPGFGGQKFIPSASQKIKEIRQMLNQIGSEAIIEVDGGIVASNVLDVAKAGADMVVSGSGLLKGDFESNLKAFKDQLCKL; encoded by the coding sequence ATGGTAAGAATTGCGCCAAGTGTGCTGAGTTGTGATTTTCTAAATTTAGGTAATGATATCGAAATGATGATGGATTCAGGCATAGATATCTTGCATATGGATATTATGGATGGTATGTACGTGCCAAATATTAGCTATGGACCGATGATTCTTAAACAAATTAAGGACAAATACGATATTGCTTTTGATACTCATCTAATGATAATGGAACCAAACAGGTATTTTGATGTTTTTAAAGATACAGGAACGGAATATTTAACAATCCATGCTGAAGCATCAACACATTTAGAAAGAGATTTAAATAAAATAAAAGAATTAGGCATGAAAGCTGGTCTTGCTTTAAATCCAGGCACTTCTCCAGAAACAATTAGATATGTATTAGATGTTGTTGATATGGTTTTAGTAATGAGTGTAAATCCAGGTTTTGGAGGACAAAAATTTATCCCATCTGCTAGTCAAAAGATAAAAGAGATCAGACAAATGCTGAATCAAATTGGTTCAGAAGCTATTATTGAAGTTGATGGAGGAATAGTTGCATCTAATGTACTTGATGTGGCAAAGGCTGGAGCTGATATGGTTGTAAGTGGCTCTGGATTATTAAAAGGTGATTTTGAAAGCAACCTAAAAGCGTTTAAAGATCAATTATGCAAGCTTTAA
- the rsmD gene encoding 16S rRNA (guanine(966)-N(2))-methyltransferase RsmD, whose protein sequence is MRVISGKHRGAKLSAPKGLTTRPTDDMLKENIFNLIGPIKNQSSVLDIFAGSGQIGIEFLSRGASEAVFVDKNFKAIESINANLEKLKIINQKVYKLDALRFIKSYTGHAFYYIYIDPPYDDKELLNDVLEFLNKSDIIDNNTKIIIETVDDLNESFEGYQLIKSRKYGKRKVIILEVNNESSLSR, encoded by the coding sequence GTGAGGGTAATAAGTGGAAAACATAGAGGAGCAAAACTAAGTGCACCAAAAGGTCTAACGACAAGGCCGACGGATGATATGCTAAAAGAAAATATTTTTAATCTGATTGGACCTATAAAAAATCAATCAAGTGTATTAGATATATTTGCTGGCAGTGGACAAATTGGAATTGAATTTTTAAGTAGGGGTGCATCAGAGGCAGTATTTGTTGATAAAAATTTTAAGGCTATAGAGTCCATAAATGCGAATCTAGAAAAGCTAAAAATAATCAATCAAAAAGTTTATAAATTAGATGCACTAAGATTTATAAAGTCTTATACTGGCCATGCTTTTTATTATATTTATATTGATCCACCATACGATGATAAAGAATTATTAAATGATGTATTGGAATTTTTAAATAAATCTGATATAATAGATAATAATACTAAAATTATTATAGAAACGGTAGATGATTTAAACGAATCTTTTGAAGGTTACCAATTGATTAAGTCTCGTAAATATGGAAAACGAAAGGTAATAATTCTAGAGGTAAATAATGAGAGCAGTTTATCCAGGTAG
- a CDS encoding Asp23/Gls24 family envelope stress response protein: protein MSAKIITDYGKITISDNAVAIIAGISAMETYGVVGMAAKNATDGIFELLSFKNLSKGIKVTSEETFVNIDIHIIIQYGINIAVVSENLIEKVRFNVEKQTGLEVRDVNLFVQGIRTNK from the coding sequence ATGAGTGCTAAAATAATTACCGATTATGGAAAAATTACTATATCTGACAATGCAGTTGCTATAATTGCAGGTATTTCTGCAATGGAGACATATGGAGTTGTTGGAATGGCTGCTAAAAATGCGACAGATGGAATTTTTGAACTTTTGAGTTTTAAGAATCTTTCTAAGGGCATTAAAGTTACATCAGAAGAAACATTTGTTAATATAGATATTCATATTATTATACAATATGGGATAAATATCGCAGTTGTATCTGAAAATCTTATTGAAAAGGTAAGATTTAATGTTGAAAAGCAAACTGGTTTAGAAGTTAGGGATGTAAACTTATTTGTTCAAGGAATAAGAACGAACAAATAG